The genome window GTTTTTACAGAATTCATTTCTAGTGAAGGATTGATACGTGATGCAGCAAAAAGCACCATGAAGCTGGACATTTACGAGACAGAACGCCCTGTAGGAATACAGATATTTGGGGCAAATCTAGAATCTATGCTACAATCTGTAGAAATTGTAGAACGTACCAAACCTGATATTATCGATATCAACTTCGGTTGTCCAGTAAAAAAAGTAGTGTCTAAAGGTGCCGGTGCTGGGATTCTTAAAGATATAGACCTTATGGTCTCGCTTACAGAAGCTATGGTAAAACATACCTCTTTACCTATTACGGTTAAAACCAGATTAGGCTGGGATGACGATTCTATAAAAATTGTAGAAGTAGCCGAACGTTTACAAGACGTAGGTATTAAAGCCATTTCTATTCACGGCCGCACAAGAGCGCAGATGTATAAAGGAAATGCCAATTGGGAACCTATCGCAGCGGTAAAGAACAATCCTCGTATGCACATTCCTGTTTTTGGAAATGGAGATGTAACTACGCCAGAGCTCGCCATGAAAATGCGCGATGAATACGGGCTAGACGGTTGTATGGTAGGTCGGGCAAGTATAGGGTATCCATGGTTTTTTAGAGAAGTAAAACATTTCTTTGAACACGGTACACACATGGCAAAGCCAACTATGGAAGAACGAGTAGAAGTTGCACGTAGACACCTACAAATGGCAATAGACTGGAAAGGAGAAAAGCTAGGTGTTTTTGAAACCCGCCGACATTATACCAACTATTTTAAGGGCATTCCTGACTTTAAAGAATACCGCATGAAAATGGTCACTAGTGATGACTCGCAAGGAGTATTTGAAGCTTTTGAAGAGATTTTAGAAAAATTTGCCGACTACAGCTTTGCCTGAGACAGCAACCTATCATTAATTCTGCGGGAGCCTATATAACTAGCTATAATTCCCAATACGGTAATTGTAGCAAGAGAAACAATGACGTTCCATACATCCATGGCAAAAGGATAAGGAATTCCTGGTGCGATATAGATAAGGTCGTACCTTACTTGCAATACTACAAAAGTGATCCCGATCACAAGACCTATAATACCGCCAGACAGGGTCATAAGACTTCCTTGAATAAAAAATATTTTACGCAAAGAACTCACTGGCGCTCCAAGATCAAGTAGCGTCTTCATATTCTTTTTCTTATCGAGAATCATCATGATAATACTACCGACTACGTTGAACAAAGCGATGATCAATACCAATGTAAAGATCAGATAAACCACCAAGTTTTCTGAATTGAGCATTTTATAAAGCGCATCATTCATCTGGAATTTATCCTTGATTTTTACGGGTTGTTCAAAGATATCTTGGATGGCTGCTCTTACTTCATTTTCATTTGCCGTAGGACTTAATTTAATTTCTACTGCACTTGCCGTAGAGTCATTCATATCCAACAATTTACGCGCAGCGCTCAGTCTGGTAAAGATATATTTACTATCCAATGTTTCATTAACACTAAAAGTCCCTACCGGAATAGCATCGAGTCTAGAAAACGAGCTGTTCATGTTTAACTTATTGATAGCATTAGCCCCCGGTTTAGGCACCATAATTTGCATGTAACTACCGTAATTATTAACCGTTAGAGAAAGTCTAGAAGCAAGTGAATAACCAGGAACTACTTGTGCATCACTTTGAGAAAGCCAGCTGCCGTAATAAAGAATAGAATCTGTACTGATCATTTTTACATAATCATCTGGAACGCCTTTAATAAAAGCGATATCATTCTTTTCCTCATAATTTAAGAAGGCCTTTTCTTCTATCACAGCACATACTAATGCTACTCCAGGTATTTTTTCTAGTTCTCGCTTTCGCGAAAGCGAAATACCAACAGTCTTACCATTTACAGGTAAAATCTTGAGGTCTGGATCAAAATAATTTGAAAATTCAGTGCTAAAATCCTTAAGTCCAGAGAAACCAGAAAGCACAATAAATAGTGCTGCAGTTCCTACTACAGTAATAATAAAACTAAGGATATTGATAATGTTAATGGCGTTTTTGCCATTTTTTGAAACGAGGTAACGCCTTGCTATGTAAAAGGAAAAATTCACTAAGACCTCTTACGTCGTGGAAGGATATCTGGATTTTCTATAGGATTGTTTTCGCCTTTAAGCTCACGGTCTATTTGATCCATGTATTCTAAAGAGTCGTCATTAAAGAACTGAAGCTCAGGCATGCGACGGAACTGGTGGCGCACTCTTGAAGCCACTTCATAACGTATCTCATCACCCATGTCAACAATTTCCTTCACAACCGTACTGGCCTTATCTGCTGGAAAAACAGATAGGTACACTTTTGCATAACCTAAATCTGGAGTAACCGTAACCTTAGTAACTGAGACTATTAAGTTAGTCACAGCGTTCTTTCTCATTACGTCTTGAATAACCGTTGATAAATCTTCCTGTAAGACTCCGGCAATTTTTTTCTGTCTATTACTTTCTTCCATACTGCAAAGGTAAGTGGTTCCACGTGAAAAGTTGATAGACCATTGGTTAATATGACAATAGAAATACATTCTTGTCGTCTAACTGTACTAACTTTGTATGGTAAAACAACAAAATATGTTTGGCAAAATAGAACACTTAGGAATAGCAGTTAAAAATCTGGAGGAGGCAAATGACGTATATACCAAACTTCTAGGTCGTAAACCTTATAAGACAGAAACAGTAGCAAGCGAGTCTGTGGACACCAGTTTTTTTCAAAGTGGCGATAACAAAATAGAGTTGCTTAGCGCCACTAGTGATGACAGCGCGATTGCCAAATACATATCCAAAAGAGGAGAAGGAATCCATCATATAGCGTTTGCTGTAGAAGACATCAAAACAGAACTGCTGAGATTAGAAAAAGAAGGTTTTCAAATCCTTAATAAAGAACCCAAACGAGGCGCCGATAATAAGTGGGTAGCCTTTGTACATCCTAAAGGAACAAATGGTGTTCTTGTAGAATTGTGTCAAGAAATTAAAGAATAGTTTGCGAGTATGAATGAATAGTTTAAATTTGCAGACTTTTTAGATAAGGTAATACCAGCATTTATCTTATTGGGCCTATAACTCAGCTGGTTAGAGTATCTGACTCATAATCAGAAAGTCCCTGGTTCGAGCCCAGGTGGGCCCACAAAAGCTTCAACACTACGTTGGAGCTTTTTTTATTCTCTAAATTCCATACTTAATCATAAAAATTTTGCCAACTGGACGAGAAGTTTATGCCGAATTTATTTCGGTAAGCCCAGGTGGGCCCACAGAAGCTTCAACACTACGTTGGAGCTTTTTTTATTCTCTAAATTCCATACTTAATCATAAATATTTTGCCTTCTGGACGAGAAGTTTATGCCGAATTTATTTCGGTAAGCCCAGGTGGGCCCACAAAAGCTTCAACACTACGTTGGAGCTTTTTTTATTCTCTAAATTCCATACTTAATCATAAAACTTTTGCCTTCTGGACGAGAAGTTTATGCTAAGCATAGCAAAGTACGAACAAGTAGAATCACGATATCAATCTCAACAGAATTGTATTTTATTATTTACCACAAGACAAGAGACCCATGGCATTGACATTGTAAATGCTATTCTCCCAAACATGTATCTAATTTATAATCACATGAAAAATTTAATCTTACTATTTATTATCACTGTTTCCAGCTCTGCTTTAAGTCAAATTAACGAATGTAGTATTCAGAATATACAGCTTGATCCTTATGATTTTGTTTTGAGAAATCTTGAAAAAGTAAATCAGCATATAAAAAATAAAAACTACGTCATAGAGGTTTCCATTCATTTTAAAGATTGTGAAAAAGAATATAAGGAACACACAGAAAATACTGAAGTTTCTCCTATTATCTACCATCTAATTTCCTTAGAAAACTCTTATCGTGGAGAAAATAAAACTGCTGTTGTCGTTTATAAAAAATTGAATCAATTCGTTTTGCAAACGATCAATGAATGTATTGATGATCCTATTGAGTTTAAAAACCAAGCCTATGTAACCTTAATTTTTAGAATTCCACTAAATGTAGAAAATATTCAAAAAGCGTTAAAATATATAGAACGTAAGTTTATTTACCTCTCAACTCCTTCATCTGATGTTCTAACATGGCGAGCTTATCTTCAAAACTATCAGAGAACTCTGGAATACGTCTAAAAAACACATAACGCACACGCCACAATTGCTTTACAGACTTTTTCTCTATGCAAATATCTTCGATGTTTTTATGATCTGCACGTAGGACAAGCCCTTTACTTGTAACGTAAAGTCGGCGCAGGATAAGTTCCTTATCGGTTACCGCTAGCACGATGGTACCGTTGTTTAATTTGGCAATAACATTCTTAGGAACCTTCTCTCCTATCACCACATCTTTAGGATACAAGCCTTTATCATGGCTAGTCATTTCTAGACTGGTAACGGTATACCCTATAAATTCTTTTTCGGTATTCAGCGGCAGACTAAGCTTTGGTAAATCTGCTAGAAAAGCTTCATTATCGTAATATTCTATATAATCTTCAACTGTTTTTTCTGTGATACAAGGAATTTGTGCAAACTGTTCTCTGGCTAATTCTTCTGGTGTTAAAGCAAGGCTGTCATTAAATTTTAACAACTGATTTACGGTTAATTCTGCCGTAAGTATATCATCTATAGCAATGCTAAAATAATTAGCAATTAAAATAATAGTATCTATTTTAGGCTCACTTCTTCCTTCTTCATAAGCCCCTAAAGTACCTCTCTTTAAGTCAAATAGATCTGCAAAAGCCTGTTGACTCAAGCCCCTTACCCCTCGTATCTTTTTAATGTTTTTTCCAAAAAATGACATTATGTTGCTAATTTTATTTGCAATTAGGAATTTTTATGTATATTTACACTAACAATATTAGCTAAATGTTTTTGTTTAAACTAATATGTTGAGCATTCTTTCTCGAGATAAAGCGTCTTAAGAAAGTCCCCCTCAAAAAAAGCAACTGTAAAATAGGCCATTTTATAGTTCATAGTACTTTCACCGAGCACTTCAAAGTGAGAAAAACAACCAACAAAAAAAGGGCCCACATTTATGACCTTAAAACTAAAAACCTATGACTCCTATAATTGTTTGCATTATTGAAATCGCTTTTCAGATTTTAGTGGGATAGAACTAAGCTTTTTCGTAATATTAAACCTACAATAAAAACCTATGAATAATTACTTCAATACTATAAAGGAATACTTGTTACAACTAGACTTTGATATCATTAGAGAAAATCCCAAGGATGGAATTATGGTGATAGAAAAAGAAAGTGCCGGTGTTAAAAATATGATCTTAGGAATTGCTCCGCCCATTTTAATCATGGAGCAATACATTTTTAAAATCAATAATAAGAACGAAGAAGTGTTTAAAAGCCTGCTACAAAAAAACCGTGATATTATTCATGGTGCCTTTGTACTGGATGAAAGTGGTACTAAAGTCATTTTTAGAGACACCCTTCAAATCGAAAACCTTGACCTTAACGAACTGGAAGGTACACTCAACTCTCTGAGTTTATTAATGAGTGAATACTCCGATCATATAATTAAATTTTCAAAATACTAAAAACATATACTATGAACATATTTAAAAGAATATTCAAAATAGGAGAAGCACAAGCAAACAAAGCCGTGGACAACCTAGAAAGCCCAATCATCATGACCGAGCAAGGTATACGTGATATGAAAGCAGACCTTAATAAAAGTATAGAAGCGATGGCGCAAGTAAAAGCTCTTGCTATACGTTCTAAAAATGAGCGTGATGAGCATGAAGCAAAAGCAAAAGATTATGAATCTAAAGCCATGCTTATTCTTAAAAAAGTACAGGCTGGTAACATGGAAGTTGCTGATGCCGATAGGCTTGCTAAAGAAGCGCTTGCCAAAAAAGAAGAAGCACAACAACACGCAAACAAAACCAGTGCCGACACAGAAAAGTTTGACAAAAATGTATCTCAATTAAAAGATACCATTGAAACCATAAAAGGAAACATCACCAACTGGGAAAACGAGTTAAGGACTCTTAAAGCAAGAGTAAAAGTGAGCGATGCGACAAAAAATGTCAATAAACAAATGGCAGAATTAGACAGTGCTGGAACGGTGAGCATGCTGGAGCGTATGAAAGAAAAAGTAGCTCAAGATGAAGCTCTTGCTGAGGCTTATGGGGATCTCGCCACCACTAAGAAGTCTATAGATGAGGAGATAGATGCTGCTGCAGATACCACTGAGGCAAAACTAGATGATGATCTTGCAAAGCTTAAAGAGCAGTTGGGAATTACAAAAGATGAAGCCTAAGGGCAGATCGCAGTCGAGCAGGTAATGCTGAGAAAGCAGCCTTATCTTTTCATCTAAAAACCAACTATGAATAACATCAATTTTAAATGTGTCAAATGTGGTCATAACGATTATGAAACCGGAGAAATGCGCGCCACTGGTGGAACCCTCTCTAAAATATTTGACGTACAAAATAAAAAGTTCTCTTATGTAGCCTGTGCCCGTTGTAAATACACCGAGTTTTATAAAGCAAGTACAGGAGCTTTAAGTAATCTATTTGATTTCTTTACGAACTAAAAACCATTAAACACCAACCAACCTTGGAAAACTATTTCAACATATTATTCTCTGAAGTGAACATCGCACTTACCCTGCTGTTGATCATTCTTATTATTTATTGGCTAGCCACTATGATTACCGGTATCGATTTTGACCTGGATATTGACGTGGACATAGACGTAGATGTGGATGTGGATCTTGACCCAGGTATCGAAGGTGGTAATATGGATTTCCAAGACGTTGCAAATGCCGAAGTAGACCGCGACCATGTCGTTAACAAACGCACCAGAAAACTCAAATGGTGGCAAATATTTTTGATCTATTTCAACTTCGTGGGATTGCCGTTCATGTTCACCTTTACCTTTTGGATTTTTTTATGGTGGATGATTTCTTTGCTTACTACATCCATAACGGGTAGTTATGATAACAGTTTTGGCTATGCCATTGTATTAGTGGCATTTATACCAGCGCTTATTTTAACTAAAATAGTGACCACTCCTTTCAAGTCCTTTTTCAAAAATTTAAATAAAGACGGGGATAAAGCCGTCGACTTTTTAGGCCGTAAAGCCCTATTATTGTCTTCGATTTCTGGAGATAAGTTAGGAAACGCAGAAGTTATGGCAGACGGTAATGTGATGAGTATTTATGTGAAATCATTAGATGGATCAAAGTTAAGCTTTCGCGAAAGCGTGCTTATCATCAAGCAATCAGACGATAAAAACTATTTTTTAGTGAGTAAAGAGTAAGGGCGGAAAACATACCGCCAAATAAACCCAGTAACCGCGGAACACATCCGCCAAAACAATAAACCCAAAAATAACTATGGACCAAATACCAGGATTATTAGTCACAGGAGTAGGTATCTTCCTTTTCCTTATTATCGTTTACTTCGCTATCATTGCGATGTTTTACAAAAAAGTACATCAAGGACAGGCGCTAGTACGTACCGGTTTTGGAGGTACTAAAGTCGCCACAGATAAAGGACTTTATGTGGTACCCGTATTCCACCGTGTGGAAACTATGGATATTTCTGTAAAGAAAATCCAAATTGAACGTATGGGCGTAGAAGGTCTTATTTGTAAAGACAACATGCGGGCCGATATTAAAGTGGCGTTTTTTGTACGTGTGAATAATGACGTAGAATACATCAAAAAAGTGGCTCAAACCATAGGTGTAGCTCGTGCCTCTAGAAAAGAAACACTGGAAGATCTTTTTGAAGCAAAGTTCTCTGAGGCGTTAAAAACCGTAGGTAAGAAATTTGAATTCATCGATCTTTATGAAGCACGTCGCGAGTTTCGTGGCGAGATTGTAGATATTATCGGTACCGATTTGAACGGGTATACACTAGAAGATTGTGCAATCGATTACCTAGAACAAACGTCCTTAACACATTTAAAACGAGATAATATCTTGGATGCTGAAGGTATCAAGAAGATTACAGAATTAACTGCTGCACAAAACATCAAGTCGAATTTAATTACTCGAGATGAAGAAAAAACCATCCGTAAGCAAGATGTTGAGGCTCGTGAAGCCATTCTAGAACTGGACAAACAACTGGCCGAAAAAGAAGAGCAACAAACACGTGAGATTGCAAATATCAAATCTCGTGAGGGAGCTCAGATTTTAAAAGTAGCCGAAGAAGAACGGCTCAAGTCAGAAACCGCCCGCATTGCAACCACAGAAAAAGTGCAAGTTGCTGAAGAAAACATGCAACGTCAGATTATTATTGCTGAAAAAAACAAGCAACGTACAGAGGCTGTTGAAACAGAGCGCGTAGAAAAAGACCGCATGCTGGAACTAACGGAGAGAGAAAGAGTCGTTACTCTAGCTCAAATCGAGAAAGAAAAAGTAGTCGAAGTAGAGAAAAAGAACATTCAAGACGTGATTAGAGATCGCGTGATTCTTGAAAAAGGGGTGGTAGAAGAACAGGAAAACATGAAAGACATTGAAGCTTTCAAAACTGCAGACCGTATCAAACAAGTGACAATTACAAATGCTGAAGCTCGTGCACAAGACGAATTGATACGCATCACCATAGCTGCAGAGGCTTCTAAACAAGCTGCAGTTCAAAAAGCCGAAGAAATTAATATAGAGGCGCTTGCCAACAAAGAAGCTAGTGAAAAAGAAGCAGATGCACGTAAGACTCTTGCTGAAGCAACTGCCAAAGAAGAAGCAACTGTAGGACTTTCTGAAGCACAAGTAATGCATGCAAAAGCTGAGGCCAGTGAGCGTCAGGGAATTGTAGATGCATTGATCATCCAGAAAAAAGCAGAGGCTGAAGCACACGGAATTACCGCAAAAGCAGCCGCAAAACTTCAAGACGGACTTGCTGAAGCTAAGGTTATTAAAGAAAAAGCCCTTGCTGATGCCGCTGGAATTGAAGAGAAAGCAAACGCCATGAAGAAATTAGATGGTGTAGGTAAAGAACACGAAGAATTCAAACTACGTCTCGATAAAGAACTTCAAGTAGATTTAGCACAAATCAACATCCAAAAAGATATTGCAGACGCACAAGCACAAGTAATAGGAGATGCATTGAGAGCTGCTAAAATTGATATAGTAGGTGGTGAGACCATGTTCTTTGAACAAATCATAGGTCAAATAACTAAAGCAAAAGGTTATGACAGACTTGTACGTCACTCTGAAACAGTATCTGAAGTAAAAGATGCTATTCTAGGAAGCGATGATGTAAAAGGAAATTTATTGGATAAAGTAAAAGACTTTGCCGATAAGTACAATATCAGTTCTGAGGACATCAAGAACCTAACCATCGCAAACCTGTTGAGCAATCTACAAAACAAGTCTAACGACGGCGAGGAACAAAACATGTTGAGCAACCTAATGAACCTTGCAAAAGGAATGGGGCTTTCTAATAAAAAACTGGATAGTTTAAAGTAGAACTTTTAGGGCCCTACACTGTTCTTTCTTAGGAAAGAACAGTGTAGGGCTATCCGGTATATTCCCGAAGAAATATCGGGAGATGCCACTGCTATCCCTAGCGCAAGACATTTGTTTACGAGTAGCTCTCCGCATGCCAAAGTAAAGCACAAACAATGAAAAAGCACAACCGCAAATCCATACGTCTCAAAGGTTACGACTACACATCTATAGGTAGGTATTTTGTGACTATCGTTGTGCGTAATAGATGGCGACTGTTTGGAAAAGTAGTAAATGGTGAGATGGCTTTAAATACGTTTGGAGAAATTGCAGAACGTGAATGGGTCCATACATTAAGGTTGCGCAATAACTTATCTTTAGGTGCATTTATGATCATGCCAGATCATATTCATTTTGTGGTTAATATAGAAGTTGCCATAAATCAAACTGAACATGCTCCAGAAGAACTGGAACGTCGTGCGGGTGCTGTAAAAGGAAAAGACATTTGTAAAGAAGGTTCTTTGGGAAGTCTGGTAAGAGGTTATAAAGCAGCTGTAACTAATCAAATTAAAACTTTGATATATGCACAGAAAGAAAATAAATCTGACTTATCAGAATCCGCTTTTACCGAGCTGAATCTGCTTATCAGAAAAATCGATCTAAAAAAGACCCTCTGGGTACGCAATTACCACGAAATAATCATCAGAGATCAACGCGCTTATCTCAACATAAGCAAGTACATCAATAATAATCCTAAAAAATGGGATGAAGATCTCAAGAAAAAACTAGGACTACATGAGTGACACCATAAAAGGGCGCGATGCGTCGCGCCCAAACAGCGATGCGTCGCGCCCAAACAGCGATGCGTCGCGCCCAAACAGCGATGCGTCGCACCCAAACAGCGATGCGTCGCGCCCAAACAGCGATGCGTCGCACCCAAAAAGTGATGCGTCGCGCCCAAACAGCGATGCGTCGCGCCCAAAAAGCAATGCGTCGCGCCCAAACAGCGATGCGTCGCGCCCAAACAGCGATGCGTCGCACCCAAAAAGCGGCAACTCAAGCCCCACAGACACTACCCAACTGGACTCAGGAACTTACGAGATCATCCAGAGCAGACTGCTCAAGCAAAAGAACGACTTGCAGCAACGTCTCCATGCGCTGAATGAAGAAAGGAAAAAAGTCTTCGGTTCGCTAGAAACAAGGTTGATTGCAAACGATCGTGTGAATACAGAAAACAACTGTATCGCTCGTGACATTGTGACGATTGGGAACTACAGTGTTTTCGGTTATAACGTTCACTTTGGATTGCGTACGGAGGTCCACTTAAGTGACGTATTTAGTATCTATGAATTTCATCGTGATGGCAGCGCTGGTGATGCGTTACGCTTTAGCGAAAGCGGAAACAAACTCCACCTCATCACTGATCCCACATTTCAAACCGACTTTGAAAATCTTTACAAATACTATCGCAACACAATCTTTTCCAAATTTGCGATTATGGGGAATTACCTGCATATGGTATTCCAACTCAGTGATTCCGTTACTGATATCAAGACTTTTAAGTGGTTGATTACAGAAAATGAATTGCAATATATAGACAACCGTAGTGAGCACGAATATCGTTATCCTGCGCAATATGGTTTCCAGTGGAAAGAAGCTGGACGCG of Nonlabens sp. Ci31 contains these proteins:
- the dusB gene encoding tRNA dihydrouridine synthase DusB, whose translation is MVKIGNIELPDFPLLLAPMEDVSDPPFRALCKENGADIVFTEFISSEGLIRDAAKSTMKLDIYETERPVGIQIFGANLESMLQSVEIVERTKPDIIDINFGCPVKKVVSKGAGAGILKDIDLMVSLTEAMVKHTSLPITVKTRLGWDDDSIKIVEVAERLQDVGIKAISIHGRTRAQMYKGNANWEPIAAVKNNPRMHIPVFGNGDVTTPELAMKMRDEYGLDGCMVGRASIGYPWFFREVKHFFEHGTHMAKPTMEERVEVARRHLQMAIDWKGEKLGVFETRRHYTNYFKGIPDFKEYRMKMVTSDDSQGVFEAFEEILEKFADYSFA
- a CDS encoding ABC transporter permease; the protein is MNFSFYIARRYLVSKNGKNAINIINILSFIITVVGTAALFIVLSGFSGLKDFSTEFSNYFDPDLKILPVNGKTVGISLSRKRELEKIPGVALVCAVIEEKAFLNYEEKNDIAFIKGVPDDYVKMISTDSILYYGSWLSQSDAQVVPGYSLASRLSLTVNNYGSYMQIMVPKPGANAINKLNMNSSFSRLDAIPVGTFSVNETLDSKYIFTRLSAARKLLDMNDSTASAVEIKLSPTANENEVRAAIQDIFEQPVKIKDKFQMNDALYKMLNSENLVVYLIFTLVLIIALFNVVGSIIMMILDKKKNMKTLLDLGAPVSSLRKIFFIQGSLMTLSGGIIGLVIGITFVVLQVRYDLIYIAPGIPYPFAMDVWNVIVSLATITVLGIIASYIGSRRINDRLLSQAKL
- the rbfA gene encoding 30S ribosome-binding factor RbfA, which encodes MEESNRQKKIAGVLQEDLSTVIQDVMRKNAVTNLIVSVTKVTVTPDLGYAKVYLSVFPADKASTVVKEIVDMGDEIRYEVASRVRHQFRRMPELQFFNDDSLEYMDQIDRELKGENNPIENPDILPRRKRS
- the mce gene encoding methylmalonyl-CoA epimerase, which translates into the protein MFGKIEHLGIAVKNLEEANDVYTKLLGRKPYKTETVASESVDTSFFQSGDNKIELLSATSDDSAIAKYISKRGEGIHHIAFAVEDIKTELLRLEKEGFQILNKEPKRGADNKWVAFVHPKGTNGVLVELCQEIKE
- a CDS encoding helix-turn-helix domain-containing protein — encoded protein: MSFFGKNIKKIRGVRGLSQQAFADLFDLKRGTLGAYEEGRSEPKIDTIILIANYFSIAIDDILTAELTVNQLLKFNDSLALTPEELAREQFAQIPCITEKTVEDYIEYYDNEAFLADLPKLSLPLNTEKEFIGYTVTSLEMTSHDKGLYPKDVVIGEKVPKNVIAKLNNGTIVLAVTDKELILRRLYVTSKGLVLRADHKNIEDICIEKKSVKQLWRVRYVFFRRIPEFSDSFEDKLAMLEHQMKELRGK
- a CDS encoding molecular chaperone Tir; protein product: MNNYFNTIKEYLLQLDFDIIRENPKDGIMVIEKESAGVKNMILGIAPPILIMEQYIFKINNKNEEVFKSLLQKNRDIIHGAFVLDESGTKVIFRDTLQIENLDLNELEGTLNSLSLLMSEYSDHIIKFSKY
- a CDS encoding PspA/IM30 family protein → MNIFKRIFKIGEAQANKAVDNLESPIIMTEQGIRDMKADLNKSIEAMAQVKALAIRSKNERDEHEAKAKDYESKAMLILKKVQAGNMEVADADRLAKEALAKKEEAQQHANKTSADTEKFDKNVSQLKDTIETIKGNITNWENELRTLKARVKVSDATKNVNKQMAELDSAGTVSMLERMKEKVAQDEALAEAYGDLATTKKSIDEEIDAAADTTEAKLDDDLAKLKEQLGITKDEA
- a CDS encoding zinc ribbon domain-containing protein → MNNINFKCVKCGHNDYETGEMRATGGTLSKIFDVQNKKFSYVACARCKYTEFYKASTGALSNLFDFFTN
- a CDS encoding OB-fold-containig protein, with the translated sequence MENYFNILFSEVNIALTLLLIILIIYWLATMITGIDFDLDIDVDIDVDVDVDLDPGIEGGNMDFQDVANAEVDRDHVVNKRTRKLKWWQIFLIYFNFVGLPFMFTFTFWIFLWWMISLLTTSITGSYDNSFGYAIVLVAFIPALILTKIVTTPFKSFFKNLNKDGDKAVDFLGRKALLLSSISGDKLGNAEVMADGNVMSIYVKSLDGSKLSFRESVLIIKQSDDKNYFLVSKE
- a CDS encoding SPFH domain-containing protein, coding for MDQIPGLLVTGVGIFLFLIIVYFAIIAMFYKKVHQGQALVRTGFGGTKVATDKGLYVVPVFHRVETMDISVKKIQIERMGVEGLICKDNMRADIKVAFFVRVNNDVEYIKKVAQTIGVARASRKETLEDLFEAKFSEALKTVGKKFEFIDLYEARREFRGEIVDIIGTDLNGYTLEDCAIDYLEQTSLTHLKRDNILDAEGIKKITELTAAQNIKSNLITRDEEKTIRKQDVEAREAILELDKQLAEKEEQQTREIANIKSREGAQILKVAEEERLKSETARIATTEKVQVAEENMQRQIIIAEKNKQRTEAVETERVEKDRMLELTERERVVTLAQIEKEKVVEVEKKNIQDVIRDRVILEKGVVEEQENMKDIEAFKTADRIKQVTITNAEARAQDELIRITIAAEASKQAAVQKAEEINIEALANKEASEKEADARKTLAEATAKEEATVGLSEAQVMHAKAEASERQGIVDALIIQKKAEAEAHGITAKAAAKLQDGLAEAKVIKEKALADAAGIEEKANAMKKLDGVGKEHEEFKLRLDKELQVDLAQINIQKDIADAQAQVIGDALRAAKIDIVGGETMFFEQIIGQITKAKGYDRLVRHSETVSEVKDAILGSDDVKGNLLDKVKDFADKYNISSEDIKNLTIANLLSNLQNKSNDGEEQNMLSNLMNLAKGMGLSNKKLDSLK
- a CDS encoding transposase produces the protein MKKHNRKSIRLKGYDYTSIGRYFVTIVVRNRWRLFGKVVNGEMALNTFGEIAEREWVHTLRLRNNLSLGAFMIMPDHIHFVVNIEVAINQTEHAPEELERRAGAVKGKDICKEGSLGSLVRGYKAAVTNQIKTLIYAQKENKSDLSESAFTELNLLIRKIDLKKTLWVRNYHEIIIRDQRAYLNISKYINNNPKKWDEDLKKKLGLHE